One part of the Streptomyces sp. AM 2-1-1 genome encodes these proteins:
- the eccE gene encoding type VII secretion protein EccE, producing the protein MGTATRERTGRGSASASGTSRRQRRDRRSGNAPAGSAAPAATVLRSAPRTGRVSPLLRQLVLVEVALAAAAVGAALGGTWLVPGLVVAGVLVVVAVIRRRGTALQDWMSTALALRARQRLPVRHAPDAEASLAPIAESVPGFAPFVYIDRERRTVGMLGDGTFLTAVVRVEASGEALRPAFGARALPLTLLGGALEVDDIVLESAQLVQQVRCAPAPHLPARSVARLSYAPLQEQTGAPALRMTWVAVKLDPELCREAVEARGGGIVGAQRCLVRMADHVASRITGAGFRATVLDQEELNSAVATSACANPIQAARAVRQEAETQRRTKETSRVWRCDDRWHTTYAVDRWPELGRGATPLPKLVALLTSVPAYATTFSLTVRRGAHRGAVSVAGHVRITGGSDTELVSVRRTLVQAARVAKVGLVRLDREQLPGVLATLPLGGAQ; encoded by the coding sequence ATGGGCACTGCGACGCGCGAGCGTACGGGTCGGGGTTCCGCGAGTGCGTCCGGCACTTCCCGACGGCAACGCCGCGACCGGCGGTCCGGGAACGCGCCCGCCGGCTCGGCCGCGCCCGCCGCCACCGTCCTGAGGTCCGCCCCGCGGACCGGCCGGGTCAGCCCCCTGCTCCGCCAGCTGGTGCTGGTCGAGGTGGCGTTGGCGGCCGCTGCGGTGGGCGCCGCGCTCGGCGGGACGTGGCTGGTGCCCGGCCTGGTGGTCGCCGGTGTCCTGGTCGTGGTCGCGGTGATCCGGCGGCGCGGCACCGCGCTGCAGGACTGGATGTCCACGGCGCTCGCCCTGCGCGCCCGGCAGCGGCTGCCCGTGCGCCACGCGCCGGACGCGGAGGCGTCGTTGGCGCCGATCGCGGAGAGCGTGCCCGGCTTCGCCCCCTTCGTCTACATCGACCGGGAGCGCCGTACGGTCGGGATGCTCGGTGACGGCACCTTCCTCACCGCCGTGGTGCGGGTCGAGGCGAGTGGTGAGGCGCTCCGCCCCGCGTTCGGTGCCCGGGCACTTCCGCTGACGCTGCTCGGCGGGGCCCTGGAGGTGGACGACATCGTGCTGGAGTCCGCGCAGTTGGTGCAGCAGGTCCGCTGCGCCCCGGCGCCGCACCTTCCCGCGCGGTCGGTGGCCCGGCTCTCGTACGCCCCGCTCCAGGAGCAGACCGGCGCTCCGGCGCTGCGGATGACGTGGGTGGCGGTGAAGCTCGACCCGGAGCTCTGCCGCGAGGCCGTGGAGGCCCGCGGCGGCGGGATCGTCGGCGCCCAGCGCTGTCTGGTGCGGATGGCGGACCACGTCGCGAGCCGGATCACCGGAGCCGGCTTCCGGGCGACCGTGCTCGACCAGGAGGAGCTGAACTCGGCCGTGGCGACCTCAGCCTGCGCGAACCCGATCCAGGCGGCCCGGGCGGTGCGCCAGGAGGCGGAGACGCAGCGCAGGACCAAGGAGACCTCCCGGGTGTGGCGGTGCGACGACCGGTGGCACACGACCTACGCGGTCGACCGCTGGCCCGAACTCGGCCGGGGCGCGACACCGCTGCCGAAGCTGGTGGCGCTGCTGACCTCGGTACCGGCGTACGCCACGACGTTCAGCCTCACCGTGCGGCGCGGCGCGCACCGGGGCGCGGTCTCGGTGGCCGGTCACGTCCGGATCACCGGCGGCTCGGACACGGAACTGGTGAGCGTGCGCAGGACCTTGGTACAGGCGGCCCGGGTCGCGAAGGTCGGCCTGGTCCGGCTCGACCGTGAGCAGCTGCCCGGTGTCCTCGCCACTCTTCCGCTGGGAGGCGCGCAGTGA
- a CDS encoding SCO5717 family growth-regulating ATPase yields the protein MNSDRDEMREGWNTPGDESSDADPAELTGEFTIDYTPPAWYTQNTVGDSSGGAGTPLAPPPPPHGSPLSVPELPSQGGYERAWTAGAPVPPAPQQPGTPQQPGTPLPGEQGGGAPAFAPATRAPHAPEREPSAPSAAPVAPGPFGDGDVESGATMRFSAAALKQEIAARDAEAAAPGGAGAAGSGDVGASGRDAGGGNGAGRATDGAPSPALALPASPAPDEASAASPADGTPADGTAAAGDPAAGAPADRPADDGTAADGTADDGPREHAEDGAPAPDDAARPEAAPAEPDAAPAETPASEVAAPAPDGAAVPSATASADASATPWDTAAQAAPAPWPPAPLALEAPEPRAAPVPLAPQTPPAPHAAQAPRSPQALPPLPPAFHPAGAQPTAPEPASQWPPSADRSGAAYGFPPAPQPPQVPQPQHPQPASPYGPGGYGSPQGQQPYQGGQLPPQVPQQGAYGFPQPPQVPQPPAPRPPAPLPPQAPDAQAGYGYPQGPPQPYGQVPQQGLPPQDPRAHVPFPAQAAPASTPSPQQEPAQQGPAQQPVDPRTGLAWPTPVTHDQRERSVPGAPLGYTAAVELSSDRLVRGKQKAKSSRNPSPASRFKLGGKKEEADRQRKLELIRTPVLSCYRIAVISLKGGVGKTTTTTALGSTLATERQDKILAIDANPDAGTLGRRVRRETGATIRDLVQAIPYLNSYMDIRRFTSQAPSGLEIIANDVDPAVSTTFNDEDYRRAIEVLGKQYPIILTDSGTGLLYSAMRGVLDLADQLIIISTPSVDGASSASTTLDWLSAHGYADLVQRSLTVISGVRETGKMIKVDDIVQHFQTRCRGVVVVPFDEHLAAGAEVDLDMMRPKTREAYFHLSALVAEDFARAQQQQGLWTSDGQNPPPQYAPPMPGHQQYPPQSHPQQPYPQQPYGGQQPPQQPYGGPQPYGGQQPPQQPYPPQPYPPQQNNGWQQAPPPPAQPYGGQSSQEGQAGQAGQPGPAGPDGPWPAPGWQQPPSAPPHQ from the coding sequence GTGAACAGCGATCGGGACGAGATGCGCGAGGGATGGAACACGCCCGGCGACGAGTCGTCCGACGCGGATCCCGCCGAGCTGACGGGTGAGTTCACCATCGACTACACCCCGCCGGCCTGGTACACGCAGAACACCGTGGGTGACTCGTCGGGCGGGGCGGGCACCCCTCTCGCGCCCCCGCCGCCCCCGCACGGATCGCCGCTCTCCGTACCGGAGTTGCCCTCCCAGGGCGGATACGAGCGCGCGTGGACGGCCGGGGCGCCCGTGCCGCCGGCGCCGCAGCAGCCCGGGACGCCGCAGCAGCCCGGGACGCCCCTCCCCGGCGAACAGGGCGGTGGCGCACCGGCGTTCGCACCCGCGACGCGGGCCCCGCACGCCCCTGAGCGGGAGCCGTCCGCGCCGAGCGCCGCTCCGGTCGCCCCCGGGCCGTTCGGGGACGGCGATGTGGAGAGCGGCGCCACCATGCGCTTCTCGGCGGCGGCGCTGAAGCAGGAGATCGCCGCGCGCGACGCCGAGGCCGCCGCCCCGGGCGGTGCCGGAGCCGCCGGCAGTGGGGACGTGGGCGCCAGCGGTAGGGACGCGGGCGGCGGCAACGGAGCCGGGCGCGCTACGGACGGGGCGCCCTCGCCGGCGCTCGCGCTCCCCGCCTCCCCCGCGCCGGACGAGGCGTCCGCCGCCTCCCCGGCCGACGGAACCCCGGCCGACGGAACCGCAGCCGCCGGAGACCCGGCCGCCGGAGCCCCGGCCGACCGACCCGCGGACGACGGGACCGCGGCCGACGGGACCGCGGACGACGGCCCTCGGGAGCACGCAGAGGACGGTGCGCCGGCCCCGGACGACGCGGCCCGCCCGGAAGCCGCCCCGGCCGAGCCGGACGCCGCCCCGGCGGAGACGCCCGCCTCCGAGGTCGCCGCCCCCGCCCCGGACGGGGCCGCGGTTCCCTCCGCCACCGCCTCGGCGGACGCGTCGGCGACCCCGTGGGACACCGCCGCCCAGGCCGCACCGGCGCCCTGGCCTCCCGCACCCCTGGCGCTGGAGGCCCCGGAGCCCCGGGCAGCACCGGTTCCCCTCGCCCCGCAGACACCCCCGGCACCGCACGCGGCTCAGGCGCCCCGGTCCCCGCAGGCGCTGCCACCGCTCCCCCCGGCCTTCCATCCGGCGGGGGCCCAGCCCACCGCACCGGAGCCGGCGAGCCAGTGGCCGCCCTCCGCCGACCGCTCCGGCGCGGCGTACGGCTTCCCGCCGGCCCCCCAGCCGCCGCAGGTCCCGCAGCCCCAGCATCCGCAGCCGGCCTCGCCGTACGGGCCGGGCGGATACGGTTCCCCGCAGGGTCAGCAGCCGTACCAGGGCGGTCAGCTGCCGCCGCAGGTACCCCAGCAGGGCGCTTACGGGTTCCCCCAGCCGCCGCAGGTCCCGCAGCCACCGGCTCCGCGGCCGCCCGCTCCGCTCCCGCCGCAGGCGCCCGACGCCCAGGCCGGGTACGGCTACCCGCAAGGGCCCCCGCAGCCGTACGGCCAGGTGCCGCAGCAGGGGCTGCCGCCGCAGGATCCGCGGGCGCACGTGCCGTTCCCCGCCCAGGCGGCTCCGGCATCCACGCCCTCCCCGCAGCAGGAGCCCGCTCAGCAGGGGCCCGCGCAGCAGCCCGTTGACCCCCGGACCGGTCTCGCGTGGCCGACCCCGGTCACCCACGACCAGCGCGAGCGCTCCGTGCCGGGCGCGCCGCTCGGGTACACCGCTGCCGTCGAGCTCTCCTCGGACCGGCTGGTGCGGGGCAAGCAAAAGGCGAAGAGCAGCCGCAACCCCTCCCCGGCCTCCCGTTTCAAGCTGGGCGGCAAGAAGGAGGAGGCGGACCGGCAGCGCAAGCTCGAACTGATCCGGACGCCGGTGCTCTCCTGCTACCGCATCGCCGTGATCAGCCTCAAGGGTGGCGTCGGCAAGACCACGACGACCACCGCGCTGGGCTCGACGCTCGCCACCGAGCGGCAGGACAAGATCCTCGCCATCGACGCCAACCCGGACGCCGGCACGCTCGGCCGCAGGGTGCGCCGGGAGACCGGGGCGACCATCCGCGACCTGGTCCAGGCCATCCCGTACCTCAACTCGTACATGGACATCCGCCGCTTCACCTCGCAGGCGCCCTCCGGACTGGAGATCATCGCCAACGACGTGGACCCGGCGGTCTCCACGACCTTCAACGACGAGGACTACCGCCGGGCGATCGAGGTGCTGGGCAAGCAGTATCCGATCATCCTGACCGACTCGGGCACCGGCCTGCTCTACAGCGCGATGCGCGGCGTGCTCGACCTGGCCGACCAGCTGATCATCATCTCGACCCCCTCGGTGGACGGTGCCTCCAGCGCCTCCACGACGCTGGACTGGCTCTCCGCGCACGGGTACGCGGACCTGGTGCAGCGCTCGCTCACCGTCATCTCCGGGGTCCGCGAGACCGGAAAGATGATCAAGGTGGACGACATCGTCCAGCACTTCCAGACGCGCTGCCGGGGCGTCGTGGTCGTCCCGTTCGACGAGCACCTGGCCGCCGGCGCGGAGGTCGATCTCGACATGATGCGGCCGAAGACCCGAGAGGCGTACTTCCACCTCTCGGCGCTGGTCGCGGAGGACTTCGCGCGGGCCCAGCAGCAGCAGGGGCTGTGGACCTCGGACGGCCAGAACCCGCCGCCGCAGTACGCGCCGCCGATGCCGGGGCACCAGCAGTACCCGCCGCAGTCGCACCCCCAACAGCCGTATCCGCAGCAGCCGTACGGGGGACAGCAGCCACCGCAGCAGCCGTACGGAGGCCCGCAGCCGTACGGGGGACAGCAGCCGCCCCAGCAGCCGTATCCGCCGCAGCCCTACCCCCCGCAGCAGAACAACGGCTGGCAGCAGGCGCCGCCTCCGCCCGCACAGCCGTACGGGGGACAGTCGTCCCAGGAGGGGCAGGCTGGCCAGGCAGGACAGCCCGGGCCGGCGGGTCCGGACGGCCCGTGGCCCGCGCCGGGGTGGCAGCAGCCGCCGTCCGCGCCGCCCCACCAGTAG
- a CDS encoding DUF397 domain-containing protein codes for MGTQQEKDELYALDITDAVWLSAPGTENEEERVEIAHLPQGAVAMRSSLDPETVLRYTEAEWRAFVLGARDGEFDLT; via the coding sequence ATGGGCACCCAGCAGGAGAAGGACGAGCTCTACGCGCTCGACATCACGGATGCCGTGTGGCTGAGCGCGCCCGGGACCGAGAACGAGGAGGAGCGGGTCGAGATCGCGCACCTGCCGCAGGGCGCGGTCGCCATGCGTTCCTCGCTGGACCCGGAGACGGTGCTGCGCTACACCGAGGCGGAGTGGCGGGCCTTCGTACTCGGCGCCCGCGACGGCGAGTTCGACCTCACGTAG